The segment CTTAATTAATGATATTCTAAAAGGTATTTTGATTTAGAAAGTTGAgagatttattcattttaatctCTTTGTTTGCAGACGAAGAGCATTCCAGTGAGTTGGTGGAGACGCTGCTCTCCCTGAAGAATGGTCCAGATCCAGCATTTCTTGAATGCGAACGAAGGGAGCAGGAACGCCTTGTCGAACAGCTTCGTATTCAGCAGAACGATTTCCGCAAACAGGAGATTCTTACGGCTATGACTGATCTGCTGGAGAACGAAATAAATGTTATTCAAAATTTCCACAACCAAAGAGATCAATCCTCGCGCAGTATACTGGAGCGGGAGTACGAGACCAATAATCTGCTAAATAACGTATTTCTGGATTACGACCGTAACCGGCAGGATATCATAGAACAAATTaattgcaatgaagaaattcaAAAATCAGCCGTAGCGGCTCTGATAGCGAAAAATGACTCTCGTACATGGGGTCTAGTCGAGCAGGTTCGCATTGTGGAATCGCAGCTGGCTGCACTTACAACGTATGAAATCGAGCGCAAAAAAACTAGCCAAGATGACCAAATCGTGAGTCTGATATCTATTACATATTGAATAAATGTTTTTAGTGGTCTTTTTTTTACAGAATAATCTCAGCGAACAGAGATTAAATCTTACTTATGTACTGATGGATTTGCTCAAACAACAGGATCAACGAAAACAGCAGGTATTTGTGCTTGAAAGTTTATAGTAGTAGGTATTTGATTAAAATAACGTTTTCATTTTCAGCTTCTGGAAACACTCAAAATTATCGAAAAACAAAAGGAAAGTGAGCAATCCGACTTTTGGCTAATGCAATATCAAAAATTGCTAGATCATCAACCGACGGAGATAACCAACGATACAGCGTCCATTGATCCAATATTAGGTTACCAGTTCCTGGAGAATGGCGTAGTTCATTGTTTGCCCTTTTTATCGAAAATTTGGCAAAACCGGGACAAAGAGTTATCCAGCGTCACAGATGAAGATCTAGTTAACGCTGGTGTTCAAAATCTATTGGATCGGCGCGCAATCCTGGTATCGATTAGCAActattatgattatttgaatcgaAGAATAGAATATCCTGAGGGAGAGACTTCACCAACAGCACAAACTCCTACCGCTCCTTCACCGGAAGAAGATCATGTGCCGGAAACACCGAGCTCACCACCAGAAGAACCAGCTGCTGTCAGCAGCGGAACGGTGCAATTCGCTGAGTGCGTAGTTTGTCTTGAAGAAAcggtaagaaaagaaaaacatgtCACCACAGTCTTGTGTGCTAATTTTGATTTTCATCAAAGGTTCAAGTTATTTTCTTACCTTGCGGTCACATGTGCTGCTGTGCTGGATGTCATGTTGAGATAAACGATTGCCCATTATGCCGGGCCTACATTGAAAGAAAGATTAAGGTTATACAGCCGTGAGAGCTGTACTGTAGGTGAGTTGACATCAAATAGTTCGTTGTGTGTTTAGTATATTTTTGCAATGTTTGATATAAATATTAATCCAAGGTTGTCGgtgtattttgtctttttctttttaGCAAAAGGGTTATACGCGTCCCAAATCAACGAAAAACGTATTTGCGTAATACAGAATTTGTTGTTGATGTTTCTTTTCTTTCCATAAATaatcaaatttatttgaataatttgatGATAAGTTATCAACTGATACATATATTGATTATGATGCATGCATTCCGTGTTCACACAATGGAATGTTATAGCATTATCTTTGAATACGACGTATCCGGTTTCGATTGAATGAATCAAGTGAATCGAACTGAATTGAATAAAAACACGGATGCAAAGGAGTTAATAAAAAACATTGGAAAGAAACAGTACatcaaaacaaaagcaaaaaaaaaactattttacgTAATTTAAATTCTATAAACGTATAAAGATGTAGTCCATTTTCGATGAAAAAAAGCGTTCATTCCCAGTATATAATTATACCGTTTCATATCCTAATATTGCAGTTCTAGTCACAAATTTTGCCGTCACCTTTTAAAATATTTCGTAGTTATTCAATTATGTTTAATATATATCAAATTTTAACGTTttaccgaaaatattaccaacaTGCCATTTAGTCTGTTATCCTGAAAACGTAGTTTAACTGAATGATTTGATACAAATCGGCAGTCTATATAGTTATTAAAGCTTTAATCCTTACTGTTAATAGATTTAAGTATTAAACTGTATGCAAAAATATCATGGAACACCAAATAATACCAGAAGCATTACCAAAAGCTCAGTACAGCCAATACAGTAAACGGAATTTAGCACACGTGTTATACATTATATTATATAGTGccttttgaaataaaaatgcattatgACATAAATTGAAATACAAAAAAGGTCGGGAATACTGACTAAAGCAGGCAATAGGGACTTGTCCCGCATAATATACGATAGCATTCTAAATACGATGACATTTGAGATCCTTACACACTCCAATCCTAATTGCAAATTAGGGTAAAccaattaaacaaaatttaccATACATATATGGCTTCAATACTCACCGCAACATGCTATTCTTAACGTtgaacaaataaaatttttgaaaaacgaaCCAAGCTAATTACGACTAGCATAAGAAATGATTTATCAATTTGTTATATTTCTTTCAGACATATTATCTTATTGAATTGTCATTTTATTTGCACAAAACTATAAAGAATGTTTCTTATTGTCACAcaatgtttgtttttgaaagaacgTAAATTCCCAAACTAAAACGACTAAAATAATAGTTGTGGAGTATCATTAAAGAGCATAGACCAAAATTACGGTTTGTTGCTTACTTGGCAAAGAAATTGACGATAAAAACCAGCAGTGCgctttttgatcaaatttgtatttcgtatcAAACGTTAATTTAACAGGTACATATCAGCTCAACAAAATATAAATAGACTAAGTTCAAAATAACTTGGAAAAACAGATCAAATCGTTTGCCCGCATTGCGACCAAATCGTCTCACTACTTCCTGCGGTGCACTTTTCCACCGTAGCGGGCCACAAAGGCGGCTACGTCAAATTTGCGCTTACATCCGTCGTAGTTCATGTAGCGAATCTTTCCAAACACTTCCCTTTCACGCCAGCCTTGATCGTGAATGCCCCCGATGGACCACATACAGCCCACGTAACCATTCGGGTCTCGCCCGTCCAACTGATAACGATCGTTCAAATAGATGGCAATCTCAAGTGCATCCTCGGGGGTTCGCGTCCATTCCAGAATCTTTTTGGCCCAGTACATTCGCAGGAATCCGTGCATTTTACCTTCCCGAACCATCTGAATTTGTGCCGAATTCCACAAATCGTCGTGCGTTTTCGCTTCTTCCAGCTCTTGCCTCGTATAGATGTACGCTCTTTTGTCTTTACGATGGTCCTGAAGCGTTTTCTGTGCCCAGTCGTAAGAACCCTTTAAACTGTCATAGTGTTGGTTATAGAAGCAAAAGTTATCCGAGAGCTCTCGTCGCACTATTGCTTCTTCACAAAAAGCAGCAACGCTTTCGGTAAAACCTTTACCATGCTTTTTTACAGCTAACACGCTTCGCTGAACAGATATCTGTCCAAAGTGAAACCATGGTGAAAGATTGGATAAGGCATCTTCTGTGGGATCATTACGCTTTGCATTGAATTTACGTAATCGGTTTTCGACGAAACTTTGCAAGGTTGCGATACCTCCTTCGTAACCGGGTACCGCCCAATCAACTTCGTCCACGGTTCGATCTACTTTTACACTATCCAACAACTTCTTCCAGTTGATGGTGTTCGGTCGAATAGTTTCTTTGTATGGATGCTTGATTACGGGTGGAAACTCGGTCAGATATGTATCAAGGTTTTTGTTGATTTTACTACGGATAGTGCGGGCTGCGTACTCCTGTTTGTCCGAAGTAACCCATAGAGGCACAATGTTGTGAGCATCCACCTGACAGAACGGAACTTCTGAAGGTAATGCTTTACCAACCTCTTCAACCCATTGCATCGGTATCCGTAAAGGACTAAAATCACAAACAACAGCCCCAATTTCTTGATCGCGAACGAATTTTGGTACCGTATTTCGAGCCATTCCAGTCAACATGTGGAAATGTATATCCAGGTTTTCACAATCTTTAGCCACATGTTCTAGAcctgtaaaataaaaatataccaATGATAAGAAAACCAATCGACTCTCTTCATTCAAGAAGTACCTTTCAGCATAAACTTGTAATGTCTGATAGTAGCTTCCAAAAACGTAGGGACCAAGTTGAAACAGATATGTAACGGAAGTTCATTTTTCAGTGCCAACTTTTGCGCAAAGAGAAATGCCCAGTTGTCCTGTACCCGTGCGTCCCGCGACATCCAGTATAGTATACCTTTTTTCCCTTCCTGTACTTCCTGCACGTCGGACAGAACGCGTACTCGTTTTTTCTTGAAATCAAAATCCAGTATGGACTTTGCAGCGGTTTTTCGGTTAGCATCAAACaactcaacaaaatttttgttttctaattTTGCTTGCTTCTTAGCGGGCTCATCGGACCGAGAACTACCGGCTGCAGCATCTGTTTTGGCGGATTTTTTCATTGTGCTGCAAATTTGTTACGTATAAAATCCTGAATTATTAAGCTTGAGGTTTTATGTTTACCAATAATGTAGGTTTCGAATCACTGGTATTACGAATAGACCGTTTGGTTTCATATAAAACGTTCAACATATTTTTGCAGCAACACTAAATAAGTACTAAAATTCAATTATTCGCggaatatttatcaaaaaagcaAGATACAAGATGAGAAGGATGCAAGGATAACAAAAACTTGCACCTTGCACAGTTCACGGTTCACGCCacattctagatagaattaacaaaagggcaaaTGTCGAAAAATATAATACCTAATTTTAAGGTTAgaataggtttatttatttattaaatcaacgggctcgagatagccccaatgattgtcgatagttacataaaaatacagtcaaatgagtaaaatacaaatataaaaacagTTTAAATATAACTCTACATCACTCGCGGTTTACTGCTCCCCAAAAAAAAGCTTGCAAATCTTCTGCCAAGTATTTGACGCGAGagatgaaaatcgaataatgaTGACACTTGATTAAAAACTCGCTGCAAGCCACCGATAGCGCCATTCATAGAGTAACTAGTGCGACGAACTGGTAGTCTCAGCTTGGAACTATTACGCAGTGCTCGTGGTTGcacatttatgttaatctgcTCCATAAGCTCAGGGCTGTCTATTCTACCCTGCAGACAATCCGCAATAAACAAAGCTCTAGAAGCAGCTCGACGAACACAGAGACGTTCTAAGTCAATCAGTTGACAGCGGCTTACATAACTAGGTAGACGGAACGGGTTTCTCTATTCGCgatcctgaaaatgaagccttATGACCTCGAAGCTTTAGCGACAATGCACGAGATATGCTccttgtacgttaactgcggATCTAAGATAACTCCCAGGTCTTTAATATACGAAACACGTTCGATGGGTGTGCCATTGAGCTCATAACAAAACAGGATCGGGTTTTTTTTCTGGAGAAAGTAATTATTGAACACTTCTCCGGGTTCACTAACATGCGGTTCACATCGCACCAAGTGGCAAATGCCTCCAACTGATTTTGGAGAAAGTGACAATCGTCTGTCGAACGGAACTGGGAAAACATTTTCAGGTCATCCGCATCCGAGAGCATCCGAGGGCATTTGATAGCCAAataaacatcgttgaagtagagcAGAAAGATCAAAGGTCCTAGATGGCTTCCCTGAGGAATACCTGAAGAGGCTAGATACACAGAAAAGAAGTTGAAGTTCGAACGATTCAGCGATCAAAACTAGTAatagagtcttttttgtttttatttttctttgggaaggatTTCGCATAGAaccgaataacagcaatataagcagaacgctcactgccaatcgcatagcagctttcatatgctttcgtgtgcattcatATGCGCTCgtttgttttcgtggaaaaaagtgactcgctaccgccaggttcgctagtatctgtagaacgtagcatgtacgtgtttggatttctacttccacttctgttctgtactAGATAGCTATCTGTTACGATCCGCATCGCCACTGTTACGGTTCGCGTTCGGAGGTGACCGATATGAATGTATTAAAACACGACCCGtacattaaacaaattaaaacttaactttattgaaaTATAACGAGGTACAATTGTGCGAGTCTCATTTTCGCggtaaaacggaacaggaacgtGAACGTCCTGTTGTCAGCACTGGCGAGCATCAACTGATGACAGCTGTCACTGTGACCAGAGAGCTTGGCCGTAACGATGTTACGAATGTCGACGTCTCCGACAATAACGATGTAGGGATGTCCACGTCTCCAACATTATCGGACCTACAATCGCCAATGGCAACCACCAACTGTCTCGATTGGTCAGATATGATCGAAACCAGCGCAAAAGGTTGTCGCTAACGCCCAGTctatgcaattttgcaattgcgatgtcatggtttatcttatcaaaagcggCCGACAAGTCTGTGTATAAGACGTCTGTTTGAGCACGGTGGTCCATACTTCCCGTTATGTATGATGTCAGACACAGCAGGTTAGTGGTGGTAGAGCGCTGGGAAATGAAACCATGTTGATCGGCACTTACACTCAAAACATATACGTtgaagttacctgaaaagttatgtgaatattttccacccagcttttcctgtactatttacgtgattttcaggtagttcgcacgcattctaatgcgttaacgtgaaaatcagatagatgttattattttttccaataacaatcacctgaaagtcacgtaaatccctatccagctttccacgagcgataatggcggatattgagcacaagtgggcacaatcttttgacatttattGGAGAAGCGTcgtgttcgccctgacggagttactatggaaacatccatgattgtttgttgttcgagtgtaacaatgtaaacattgtttaattttgcagatcagctgaagtggaacataactaaacggattcaaacttttatagtggtttgcggccatgacttgctgaaggcactggctcagaatatttttttcataatcgtgcgaattaaacattcgaaacattacacattaagtACATGACCGATTGAATTCTACTGCGGGAAATGCTGGCCGATCCGTTGCTCACGCAGTACAGCGTCATTATCGTGGACGAAGCACACGAGAGAAGTGTTCTCACCGATACTGTGGCAGGGGTTGCTGAAGAAAATCATTCGTAGAAGGAGTGCCCTGAAGGTCATCATTTCATCCGCTACGGTTGATGCGGAACTCTTCCAGGAATTTTTCAActtgaagaaaaagaaagacGAGGACACCTCGGTCATACTTTCCGTGGAAGGTCGCATGTATCCCTACGAGGTGTTTTATTTGCAAGGTAAGGTTTTGTTCGTCAGGCTCAAAAAGATATAATACTTTGGACTACACTTTCAGAACCTTGTCCGTCCAGACTATGTGAAGGGAACAGTGGAAACGGTAATGAAAATCCATCGTAGTGAGAAACCGGGAGACATTCTTGCGTTCCTGACGGGGCAGGAAGAAGTGTTAAAAGCACTCGATCTTTTGCGTGAGCATAAGGAGGCTAGTGGGAAGGATGACTTGATAATACTTGCCATGTACGGAACGCTATCCAACACGGATcagttgaaagtttttttcaacGCCCCTAAGGGAGTTCGGAAAGTTATTTTAGCTACAAACATAGCGGAGACATCAGTGACATTTCCAGGAATTGTTTATGGTAAGCCGGCTTGTAACTTAACTGCTTGCTTGAAACTGTAAAGAAATTCTAATGTCAACTACTTTCAGTTATTGATAGCGGATTTGTAAAGTTGAACTGGCATTCAGCCGAGAGCACCACTAACAGTTTGgtaatattgctgttgcagttgaaaaccgtaataatcgactcgcgacattcgcttttattcttgttctgtgtgtcgcaactacgtcgcacgtggtgcgctgtgatcgcacattgatgcgctatacaacgcaccacgtgcgacgtagttgcgacacacagaacaagaatgaaaccgaatgtcgcgagtcgattactacagttttcaactgcaacagcaatagtaCCGACTAGCAAAGCAGCCGCGGAACAGCGAGCAGGCCGAGCCGGAAGGATTCGCAGCGGAAAAGTCTACCGTCTCTATACCGAAGAAGAGTGGGACAAACTACCCGATTATACTCCACCGGAAATGCGCCGAACCGATCTCTGCAGCACGGTTTTATTTCTAAAAGCATTGGGAATTGATAACATCTTGCGGTTCACGTTTCCTTCACCACCACCGGCTAAGAATCTGCTGGCTTCACTGGAGACTTTGTTCGCTCTAGATGCACTCGACTCCGATGGAAACTTAACGTCCCCGGTTGGTTATTTCCTAGCAGAAATGCCTATAAATCCGATGTTGGCTAAAATGCTGTACAACGCCGGCGAGATGGGATGCTCAGAGGAAATTCTTAATAATAGCCATGCTGCAAGTTCAATCAGTTTTCTCAAAACCAGTGAGCGGCCAGGCGTCCATACGAGCCCGTATTGCGAAGCGAAATTACAAAACGGTACGAAGTGACACAGAGCTTTCGATTCATCCACTTTCGGCATTGTATACCGTAGAACAGCCACAATGGGTTGTATTTTGTGAACTTTTGCATACTACCAAATTGTTTATGAAGGATATTACCGTTATTAAACAAGAGTGGCTCACAGAACTGGCACCTCACTATTACCATAAAGTTACGGTCGTAAGAGATATTTTCTAAGCCTTAATATACTTGGAGTTTTAAAGCCAAATAATTTCTTGTATTTTAATTTGATGACCAGTTTGGATCGTGGAAGTTTCGAAcgtaaaaaattatttcaaattaagcTTAAGTTTTATTGCTTTTCCACTGTTAAAACCATAACAATATCTCTCAGCACTTGTGACGTGATACAATCTGGTAGTTCATTCACACATGCCTTTCCCGTACCCCCCAATCAACCAACACGTGGATCGATCGGTAACGTCCCCAAGTGGGGCACTTTTGCAAGTTCTGCCAACGCTAATCCACCTCCCGAAGAGAATATATTCGTACATTCGGCACAATTGGGACACACAAAGCCGCTCATATTCTCTACAATCCCAATGATCGGTATCCCAGTTTTCTTACAGAAAGTTACCTCCTTTCAGACGTCTTCCAAGGCCATTTCCTGAGGCGTTGTCACAATCTGCGTTTACTCCCTTCAAGTTTTCCATGACGGTGATGTGTTCGTCCGAAGTGCCCGGAGGAGTATCGATAATGAATGAGATAATCCAACTCATCCCAAGCGACGTCCTCTAAAAACTATTTCATCATTGCAGTCTTCTTGGGTCCTCGCCAAATAACAGCTTCGGTTCGGCTCTTCAACAGAAAACCAATCGACATAACGGCCAGTTTCTTTTCGGCACTGGTATAAACCGGTACCCATCCTTCTTCGCATTGGTGAACATCGTGATCCTCTAGTCCTAGCAAGAATGGAACGCTGGGACCGCACAGATCAATGTCTAATAAGCCAACCTAAACGAAAGTGTTgattaaaaaacccgaattaatccacctagcggcgtgacctagcctttctactgtcacaataatcatcatttaatttcttaggaacatctatgtataattaacttgactatatttttaaatatccgttccgtattcctcaaaatccttatttgccagtaaaattcacaacgtattgcgtagaataattaaattttctttccttgtgtgcgtagatacttgtaacaccttatttagttttataatcggtcggcctaaactttcgggcttcagagccacataggaaacttgttttgaattaacaatatgaaatatgtgttcagaacagatttgttgctaattaattaataccatgtgttcaaaagttagcatctttgaaaaacaagagttcagaaaaattattattatacttcgcctttgaagacaaagaatatcgacaacaaaatgattaatctcaaaattttactattagtttgcttggcttcaattttgcaatatatctgaattagaaaaaataactgaatagagcattagatatgaaaaagagaaattgaactttttcttagctggcgctccttcagataattatttttgcatgaaaatcaaaacttatgctttttttgaatgtactttcatgaaaagatagtcattagcttgatcgcatcgtttttacaatgttggagggttaggaaaacaagagggttgcaaaagctgcgccttaaacatgcttgagaatgggaaatatgatcgatatgattttcagtgtttgtcatttttgatttatttgttgaaacatgatacatgacataagacatctgtcctttaaaatgtcattaacgaaaacaaatcttacaaaattactaccgtgcaacgtttacttcctatttttcatataacatttctaagctctatctattgattgaaaagagcatctattgatgcgcaaaatttgtttgaaatttgtataaatttatttggaaaatcaactcatttttaatcctaacaccactataccttcatgcttaaattaactgcttttcttcgctgtttgcttttcgtgtacaattgtgagtaacagcaagtgaacaaaatgacaattgaaatctgaaatcaaagaaaagaaaaagcattttcgattgaatcccattatttaatatttatttgcaacagatacgtagttcgcctacgacgtgcaggcttcaacagcgtcttatttcaaagcgtatacgtatctgttgcgaataaatattaaatagtgggatttagtcggtaaaagttttttcttttctttaatttcaaatttcgtattccactaagaggcttcaaaaatttcagacaattgattcagaaaagttagaaacatattttcttgaatttcaatgcaaatttaaaaattgtaaattgtcatcccaagtaacaatttgagttttattacactcttatgatgacattcaagaccaaaattggtcatgaaaaccaccagaagagtacaatcaaactcacattgttgcttgggatcacatacacacacatacatacatacatacatacatacatacatacatacatacatacatacatacatacatatatacatacatatatacatacatacatacatacatacatacatacatacatacatacatacatacatacatacatacatacatcacacacattgaatacaatcaacatttgttttgaattcacacgttttaacggtttaatatacggtgcttaagtgttaaagtttaaataacttttgaatgaactgtccgattttaaataactcggtttcgtttgatagatctcagtagtaattttcaaataataataaaatgtgtgatgtttttcattgaattaatgcttatatgttacaaaaatatgttttaaatactattttttcacatttctttatgtaactttcaaactacaagcccaatcgtcatgaaatttggaagttaagggtttgcaaggctcctctttcatatacaatcaattttgttcaaatcggttaagggacctatgagataatgaagtcccatatttttcatatttttatacataacttttgaactaaaagtccgatcagtatgaaattcaatagcgaccaatgggacacctaggcctttcatttgacactaagaacattaaaatcggtccagccatctccgagaaaagtgagtgagattaaaagcgtcacatacacacacacacacacatacacacacacacacacacacacacacacacacacacacacacacacacacacacacacacacacacacacacacacacacacacacacacacacacacacacacacatacatacatacacacacacagaaaatgctcagttttcgaaactgagtcgaatggtatatgacattcggcccacaggaccttctttccatttccggttttccaagtgatttctatacctttatactatatatttatatagtagaaaggcaaaacatgatTATATTTTGCCAATTCAAATGACTCTTATAACCGGATTCCGATAAGGTTAAcgcgatctgcaaaattgaacaatgtttacatttttacattcgaacaacaaacaatcatgaatgtatccatagtaactccgtcagggcgaactcgacgctcctccaatgaatgtcaaaagattgtgcccacttgtgctcaatatccgccattatcgctcgtggaaagctggatagagaaatttacgtgacttttcacgtggaaaggacgtgtggattattttgagtgtagatatTGTTTCCAGTGTGACAATGGAGGTTCCATGATTACCAACTCAAATAGTTTTGAAACTGCACTGAGCGATGTGATTCCTCTATAGTTGTGTTCACATCTCGTTTACTaccttttttatgcacaggaaACATGCGTAAATTTCCAACAAGATGGGAATACGCCGCTAGAGATGGACATTCGGAATAGATAGAGCAATGGCGTCAACAAACAGGATATGTGTCTCTTCAGGAATGCAGAAGGTACTCCATCAGGTCCAGGGTTGAAGGACGACTTAAGCATGGAAGCGGCTTTTGAAATTTTCTCGACGTTGACATCAATGGCACCTAGTGTTTGACCATAAATTGGAACATTGCTTGCTGCTAGGGCAACATGGTCAACGCTCAATACCTCGTTAGTGAAAACACTTGCAAATTTGCTGGAAAAGGAACGGCATATATCCTGAGGTGCGGCAGCGATGTCCCCGTTATATTCCATAGATGACGGGAGGCCGGACTCTCTGCGTTGATCGTTTACATAGTTCCAGAAGCACTTCGGGTGATGCTTTAGTTTCCGTTGAGTGTTCTGTTGATGCCGTGAAAAGCATTGCCTACTGGCTCGTCTATATtaaccacaaattaacctgtgtgaatgaatctcggatgatttttgtcacttctcgagttttgcaagcccctcagtgggcggcgcttccaacggcgggtcaccggcaacactcgcgaccggctcgtcctgaatgatctagtgttactttagatagtttttgtggtcttgttattgattaatgttatatggaagagtctcgaatttctcgagttggattagtttttgagtttcgcaaaaatttctgttttatttgtatgagagtccatatccccctaccacaggggtgagaggtctctaactatcataaaataaattcaagactcaaaaatctcctacatgctaaatttggttccatttgcttgattagta is part of the Sabethes cyaneus chromosome 2, idSabCyanKW18_F2, whole genome shotgun sequence genome and harbors:
- the LOC128734578 gene encoding E3 ubiquitin-protein ligase LRSAM1-like, which codes for MGCRISSSNNENFSAPSAEMPNQTTSSQQSSVDYKARLERKQCLAKETPEPIYDLTDCNLKDVPSGVYIMCKVLRKEILLLANNKLSSLTGGGSLNDLQLLVTLNLASNRFKKLPEDISKLENLRELFISNNQLEKLPTTINRLKKLELLDVSVNNLATLEQVSFMPNLRILNVSGNVRLTKLPNQLATCDNLVDIVLDQNTITEPPMDVIDGGTYAIIKYLSTGEVASLPNDNRNEQSQPTSCKASTINFINSERGEQRQEELARERYEKERKLLERERLAYEKDYLAESKLHEQQQKKKQELLQQLLQQQNQSDCHVSRLQEEKQSERQRLINDILKDEEHSSELVETLLSLKNGPDPAFLECERREQERLVEQLRIQQNDFRKQEILTAMTDLLENEINVIQNFHNQRDQSSRSILEREYETNNLLNNVFLDYDRNRQDIIEQINCNEEIQKSAVAALIAKNDSRTWGLVEQVRIVESQLAALTTYEIERKKTSQDDQINNLSEQRLNLTYVLMDLLKQQDQRKQQLLETLKIIEKQKESEQSDFWLMQYQKLLDHQPTEITNDTASIDPILGYQFLENGVVHCLPFLSKIWQNRDKELSSVTDEDLVNAGVQNLLDRRAILVSISNYYDYLNRRIEYPEGETSPTAQTPTAPSPEEDHVPETPSSPPEEPAAVSSGTVQFAECVVCLEETVQVIFLPCGHMCCCAGCHVEINDCPLCRAYIERKIKVIQP
- the LOC128734930 gene encoding deoxyribodipyrimidine photo-lyase yields the protein MKPNGLFVIPVIRNLHYCTMKKSAKTDAAAGSSRSDEPAKKQAKLENKNFVELFDANRKTAAKSILDFDFKKKRVRVLSDVQEVQEGKKGILYWMSRDARVQDNWAFLFAQKLALKNELPLHICFNLVPTFLEATIRHYKFMLKGLEHVAKDCENLDIHFHMLTGMARNTVPKFVRDQEIGAVVCDFSPLRIPMQWVEEVGKALPSEVPFCQVDAHNIVPLWVTSDKQEYAARTIRSKINKNLDTYLTEFPPVIKHPYKETIRPNTINWKKLLDSVKVDRTVDEVDWAVPGYEGGIATLQSFVENRLRKFNAKRNDPTEDALSNLSPWFHFGQISVQRSVLAVKKHGKGFTESVAAFCEEAIVRRELSDNFCFYNQHYDSLKGSYDWAQKTLQDHRKDKRAYIYTRQELEEAKTHDDLWNSAQIQMVREGKMHGFLRMYWAKKILEWTRTPEDALEIAIYLNDRYQLDGRDPNGYVGCMWSIGGIHDQGWREREVFGKIRYMNYDGCKRKFDVAAFVARYGGKVHRRK